A window of Chloroflexota bacterium contains these coding sequences:
- a CDS encoding class I SAM-dependent methyltransferase has protein sequence MTDLPLLYHTHHSIEAEDIPFWLAQAEQFPGPILELGCGTGRVLLPLAETGGRIFGVDNDANMLALLRIHLPASRAAQVTLIRGDFRHFCLTSRFGLILMPCNTFSTLPLADRQAVLNRVRLHSQPGAYFVVSMPNPLFLAELPPTGDPEVELIFTHPLSGNPVEVTSQWQRRDQGVAFQWHYDHIFPDGRIERQSLTAYHLHQEIAAIYAAFEKAGLEIVATRGDYDGEKFNPDESTHLIITARARD, from the coding sequence ATGACCGATTTGCCCCTGCTCTACCACACTCACCATTCTATCGAAGCCGAAGACATCCCCTTTTGGCTGGCGCAGGCCGAACAATTCCCCGGCCCAATTCTTGAACTGGGCTGCGGAACCGGGCGCGTACTGCTACCCCTCGCCGAAACAGGGGGGCGCATCTTCGGCGTGGACAACGACGCTAATATGCTGGCATTGCTGCGCATCCATTTGCCCGCAAGCCGCGCCGCTCAAGTCACGCTCATCCGCGGCGATTTTCGCCATTTTTGTCTCACCAGCCGCTTCGGCCTGATTCTGATGCCCTGCAACACCTTTAGCACACTGCCCCTCGCCGACCGCCAGGCTGTTCTTAACCGCGTACGCCTGCACAGTCAGCCCGGCGCATATTTCGTGGTCAGTATGCCCAATCCGCTGTTTCTGGCCGAACTACCCCCAACCGGCGACCCGGAAGTGGAACTGATTTTCACACACCCCCTCAGCGGGAATCCGGTTGAAGTCACCAGCCAATGGCAGCGCCGCGATCAGGGCGTTGCTTTCCAGTGGCATTACGACCACATTTTCCCCGATGGCCGTATCGAGCGCCAAAGTCTGACCGCATACCACCTGCACCAGGAAATTGCAGCCATCTACGCCGCCTTTGAAAAAGCGGGGCTTGAAATCGTTGCCACTCGCGGCGATTACGACGGCGAAAAATTTAACCCCGACGAGTCCACCCATCTGATCATCACGGCCCGTGCGCGCGATTGA
- a CDS encoding Hsp20/alpha crystallin family protein, which translates to MMNLYMTPHQRAHMRRRMMQGDRIARNAAANCDIHIPVDVREDAEAYEIIATLPGLSADDINIEIQENIVGIHGEFKTEEDTEGYLRRERPAGTFQRHLRFPANLVSDDAEAALKDGILTLRIPKVEEQRPITIKVNKK; encoded by the coding sequence ATGATGAACCTATATATGACCCCTCACCAACGTGCCCATATGCGCCGCCGCATGATGCAGGGCGACCGTATTGCCCGCAACGCGGCTGCCAACTGTGATATTCACATCCCCGTAGATGTGCGTGAAGATGCAGAAGCCTATGAAATCATTGCCACGCTGCCCGGCCTAAGCGCCGACGATATTAACATTGAGATCCAAGAAAATATTGTCGGCATCCACGGCGAGTTCAAAACCGAAGAAGACACCGAAGGCTACTTGCGCCGCGAGCGCCCTGCCGGAACCTTCCAGCGCCACCTGCGCTTCCCGGCAAATCTGGTATCCGACGATGCCGAAGCCGCTCTCAAAGATGGCATCCTCACCTTGCGCATCCCCAAAGTGGAAGAACAGCGCCCCATCACCATTAAAGTCAACAAGAAATAA